In Tistrella mobilis, the genomic window CTCCGCCGCTCCTTCGCACAGCTCAAGGCCGGGCTGCTGATGGGGCTTGAGAGCACCACGGCGCGTGCCGAACGTCTCGCCCAGTCGCTGATCATCCACGGCCGGGTACAGTCGGTCGCCGAAACGGTGGCGGAGCTGCAGGCGGTGACGCCCGATCAGGTGTCGCGGCTTGCCGGCCGGCTGCTGGGGGGCGGTGCGCCGACCCTGGCGGCTCTCGGGCCGATCGCCCGGGTGCAATCCTACGACGATCTCCGCCGTCGCTTCGGTTGACGGCGGCCCCAGGATCCGACCGCGGGCGGGAGACGGCATGACGGCAGGACGCAACATGCAGGCGGACACGACCGGGGCAGAAGAGGCCCGGGCGCCGGGCAATTCCGACGAGCCGGTCGCGCAGGTGCCAGTCGCCCAGGTGCCAGTCGCCCTGGTGGTGGATGCCGAGGGGCTGGTCTGCCCCTGGCCGGTACTCAAGGCCCGCAAGGCGCTGGACACCCTGGCCTCGGGTGCCGTGATCGAGGTGATTGCGACCGATCCCGCCTCGTATATCGACATTCCGGCCTTCTGCGACACCGCTGGACATATTCTGCTCGACCAGCGCCGTGACGGTTCCCGCTTCGTCTATCGTGTCCGCAAGGGCACGGGTGGCTGACGGCGGACGGGAGGTGTCGGGGATGTGGCCCTTTGCCTCGATGGATGGCGGCGACCGGCCGCGGATCGTCACGCCCCGTGTGCTGATGCGCCCGGCGCGACTGGTCGATTATCGCGAATGGGCAGAGGTGCGCGAAGCCTCTCGCGACTTCCTGGAGCGCTGGGAACCCTCGTGGGGCAATGACCCGTTGAGCCGTGCCGCCTATCGCCGGCGGGTCGGCCATTACCGCATGATCGCGCGCCGGGGCATGGGCCTGGCCTTCCACATCTTTGTCCGCGACGTGGGCAATGTTCGCAGTGAGGGGCGTGAGGCGCTGAGCCTCGCCGGCGGGCTCACCCTCAACAACATCCGCTATGGCGTGGTCCAGTCGTGCAATGTCGGCTACTGGATCGGCGAGCATGCCGCCCGCAAGGGCTATATGACCGAGGCGCTGGCGGGGGCCGCCGATTTCGTCTTCGACACGCTGGGCCTGCACCGGCTGGAAGCGGCCTGCCTGCCCGAGAATCACCGCAGCATCGGCCTGCTGGAAAAGCTCGGCTTCGAATCCGAAGGCTATGCGCGGGAATATCTGCTGATCGACGGCCGCTGGACGGATCATCGCCTGTTCGGCCTCATCGCCACCGACTGGCGCCGCCGTCGGCCCTTGCCGCCGGCGGTGATCGACGCCGGCTGAACCTGCCGCTCCCCTTCTGCTACTCTGAGGCGAAGAGCGCTTCGCAGAAGGGGAGGGCCTGATGACGATCGAGACGCAGGAAACAGCCGGTCCGCGGCCGGTGGTGGTCTATCCGAACGGCACCCTGCCGGCTCCCGACATGGCTGCGCTGGAAGCGGCGCGGGTGGAGATGGAGAAGGTCGACGAACTGGTCGTGCCGCCCCGCGACGGGCGGGCCTTCCGGGTGCCCAGGGGGCATTTTTTCCGCATCCTCTCGATCGAGGGGCCGCAGGTCGGTGATCTCAATCTCTGGAATGCCCACGACCTGACCGAGCGCTTCTTCAGTGGCAAGACCCGGGCGCTGCACGCCACCCATGTGACCACCGGCCACCGGCTGTGGAGCACGCTGCCGGCGCTGCGGCCGATGGCGACGATCAGCCATGACACGCTTGGCTGGTATGGCTGGGATGCCGATGGCGGCGGGGTGCACGACGTGATCGGCACGCGCTGCGACCCCTACACCAACCGCCTGCTGACCGGCACCGACTACCATCACTGCTGCCATTCCAATCTCTGCCGGGCGCTGGCGAAGGCCACCGGGCTCAGCCCGCGGGCGGCGGAACCCCATGTCCACGACGTGCTCAATGTCTTCATGTGCACGGGCTTCACCCGCGACACGCACCAGTACTTCATGAAGGCGAGCCCGGTCCGCCCCGGCGACTATCTGGAACTCTTCGCCGAGATCGACCTGCTGGCGGCGCTCTCCGCCTGCCCCGGCGGCGATTGCAGCGCCAGCCATTCGAGCGATGCGGCACGGTGCTTTCCGTTGAAGGTCGAGATCTTCCGGCCTGACCCGGTCTTGCTCTCCGCCTGGCCCTGGCCGGCACCAAGCGGCTATGACGGGCTCTGAGCCGGGGGTGGTGCTGTCGGATCGCCGGTGCCCTGTCGTCTTTCCTGAGAGTGCATCTGCATCCCATGGAGACCGACATGTCACCGAGACGCTGCCTTGCCGCCGGCATTGCCGCCCTTGCTCTCACCACCACGGCCCTCGCCACCATGGCCGGGGCGCATGAATTCATGATCGTTCCGGGCGCCGACGGCACGGTCGATCTGATCATGACCGAAGCCTATATCGTGCCGGACCGGGTGCCGCCGATGGCCGCCACGCAGCTGGAGCTGATCGCCGACGGACGGCGGACCGTGCTGGACCTGTCCGCCGGTACCGATCGCCTGACGGCCCGCCCGGGGGAGATTCCGGGGCCGGCGGTGCTGGCTGCATCCATGATCCGCGACCGGATGGAGGCGCCGCGGGTGGCCCCGGGCATGCCTGCGGCCGCGCCGCGCATGACCCGCTCCGCCGCCTATTCCAAGAGCTGGCCGGCAGGCGATGCCGGGGACGCGCTATGGTCCCAGCCCGTGGGCAGCCGGCTGGAGATCATGCCCCTGACCAATCCCGCGGCCCTCAAGGCGGGGGACGAGCTGCCGGTCCGGGTGCTGTTCGACGGCCGACCGGTCCCGGCCATGGTGCAGGCAACCTATGACGATGACGGGCGTGAGGGGCATGGCTTCGTGATCCGCACCACGGCCGATGCCGAGGGGCTGGCCCGTCTCGTGCTCGATCGGCCCGGGCTTTGGGTGGTGCGCACGAAACATGGTGTCGATGAGCACCGTGACGGGTATGTCCGCTTCAATGGCGGTGCCAATCTGGTCTTTGCGGTCGCCCCCTGAACCGTCCGCAGCCCCCGCGAAAAAAAAGGCCGGCCAGGGAGTACCTGGCCGGCAAAGTCGCGTGTGTGAGGACGAGTCGTGCGAAACGGGAATGAAACGTTTGCACGCCGTTGATAATATGAGATTGAGAATGATTCGCAATACTGAATCGACAAAGCCTGCAAAGTTTTTTCCCGACCAGGGCAGGTCTCACACAAAATCAAGGGGTTGTGCAGGCGGGGCACAGGGGCCGGGCGAGGCCGTGCCACGCCGGTGCACGTCGCCGCATCGCGGTCAGGCGTGACCGCCTTCGCCGGAGAGATGGGCGAGATCGACCCCCAGCCGGCCGATCGCTTCGCGCCACTTGCCCTCGACATCGCCCTCGAACAGCAACTCGGCATCGGCATCGACCACAAGCCAGCTGTTGCTCTGGATCTCGGTCTCAAGCTGCCCGGGCCCCCAGCCGGCATAGCCGAGCGCAACCAGGGTCCGGTCGGGGCCGTGCCCCTCGGTCATCGCCTTCAGCACGTCCAGCGTTGCGGTCAGCGCCACCTCGTCGTCGATGCGCAGGCTGGTCGCCAGGACATAATCGGTCGAATGCAGCACGAAGCCGCGGCCGGTCTCGACCGGTCCGCCGAAATGAACCTTCACCGTCGCCACTTCAGGCCCGCAATCCAGGCCCAGCTGCGAGAGAAGTTCGGGGAAATCGACCGTGTCGAGCACCCGGTTGACCACCAGCCCCATGGCGCCGTCATCCGAATGGGCGCAGAGATAGATCACCGTCTTGGTGAACCACGGATCCTCCAGCCGGGGCATGGCGATCAGCACCTTGCCGGTAAGGCCCTCGGGCCCAGACATTTCGAAAGGCGTGGTGGTTGCTGCCGCCATGGGGCGGTCTGCCCGCATCCCTGCCATTGCCCGACTACCTTCTCGCCCGTGTTGTCGCGGTCGCCCGCTGTGGGGAAGCGCACGAAGGATCATCACAATCACGTGGTCGCCGCCACATGACGCCCTGTCGCATGTCCTTCCGGCGCCATGCCGCCTATAGTTACGTCAGGATTAGGTAGGCTGGCGCCGGAGCATGCGCAAGGGCACATCTGTTCGCCCGGCGAATGGCCGGCAACTGCCGTCCCCAGCCCAGGAACCCACGGGACCGCCGCATGCATCTCTGCCGTACAGACCGCCAGACCCTCCGGCAGCAGGCCGGAACCGCCTTCCGCCGTCTGGGTATTCTGCTGGCGCTCGCATGTCTGACGGTGGCGGCCCCCGCCCTGGCGGCAGAGGCGCCACGCGGCTGGCTGGGCCCCTGGGCGGAGGGGCAGCGTTCGGCGGTCCGGCTGGTGGCGGCGCCGCAGACCCCGGATCAGGCGGCACGGGGCGAGCTGTCGCTCGGCCTCGATTTCCGGATGGATCCGGGCTGGAAGCTCTACTGGCGTTCGCCCGGGGACGCCGGTCTGCCCCCCGCGATCAATGCCGGGGCAAGCCCGTCGGTCGCAGACGGGCAGATTGTCGCGACGCGGATCCACTGGCCGCTGCCGGAACGTTTCACCGCCTTCGAGACCATCCACACCTATGCCTATGCCGACCATGTCCTGCTGCCGGTGACGGCGCAGCTGGCCCCGGACAGGCCGGCCGTGCCCGAAAGCGCTGCCGGCCCCGTCCGGCTCCGGGTCGATTATCAGGTCTGCGAGGCGCTGTGCATTCCGGTGACCGCCGATCTGGCACTCGACGTGCCGGCGGGACCGGCCGACCCGCTGGATCGCACCGCGGCCGAAGCGGAAGCGGCGATCGCCGCGGCGCAGGCATCCGTGCCCGCCATCGCATCCGACCCCGCCGCCGCCCCGTTTGCGGCGGTCTCGGCCGGCTGGATCGTGGCCGAGGGCGACGCCCCCGCCCGGCTGATCGTGGAGGCGAAGAGCGATGCGCCCTTCAGCCCCGCGGCGGATGTCTTCATCGAGGGGCCGGACGGCTTCGCCTTTTCGCCACCCGATGCGCGGCGGCTCGATGACGGCCGGCGGATCCGCTTCGTCGCCGATGTGGCGCCGCCCACGGCCGATGCCCGGCTTCTGGGTGAGACGGTGCGCCTCACCCTGCGCGACGCGACCCCTGGGGCAGGGCTGCGGGCGGTGGAGACGACCGCCCAGGTGGTGCCGGCACCGGCCACCCTGCCCGGACCCGAAGGCGGGCTGGTCGCGGCCCTGCTGATCGGCCTGCTGGGCGGTCTGATCCTGAATGTCATGCCCTGCGTGCTGCCGGTGCTGTCGATCAAGCTGATGGGGCTGGTTGCGACCCGCGGCCTCGGTCGCGGCGATGTCCGCGCCAGCCTGCTTGCGACCGCCGCGGGCATCCTGCTGTCCTTCCTGGCGCTGGCGCTGGCGGCCGCCGGGCTGAAGCTTGCCGGTGTCGCGGTCGGCTGGGGCATCCAGTTTCAGCAGCCGGCCTTCATCGGCATGATGATCGTGCTTATGGCGCTGTTTGCGGCCTCGCAGCTGGGGGTGTTCACCATCCGGGCACCGGTGCTTTCGGGCGGTCTTGCCCGCGATGCCGTGGCGGAGGCCGACGGGCGGCCGAAGCTCGGCCGGGCGGTGATGAGCGGCGTGGTGGCGACCCTGCTCGCCACCCCCTGTTCGGCACCCTTCGTCGGCACGGCACTGGGCTTCGCACTTGCCGGCGGCACGGCGGACATTCTGGCGGTGTTCGCCGCCATGGGGCTCGGCATGGCGCTGCCCTATCTGGCGATCGCGGCCGTCCCCTCGGCGATCCGGCTGCTGCCCCGCCCGGGGCGCTGGATGGTCTGGGTGAAGGTGGCGATGGGCCTGGCGCTGGCGGGCACCGCCCTCTGGCTGACCCTGGTGCTCAGCCGTCTGGTTCAGCCCGGCGCCGCTGCGGCGGTCGCCGTGCTGGCGGCTCTGGCCGCGCTGCTGCCCCTGGTCATCACCAAGGCCCGGCTGCTGCGCTGGGCGGGGGTCGGCGGCCTTGCGGTGGCGGCGGTGGCGACGGCCGTTCTGGCCTCGCCGCCTGCGACCCGCGGTCTTCAGACCATGCCGGCCGGCGGTCCCTGGATCCCCTTTGCGGCCTCCGCGATCGCAGAGGATGTTGCGAAGGGCCGGGTGGTGTTCGTCGACGTCACCGCCAGCTGGTGCGTCACCTGCATCGTGAACGAGGAACGGGTGCTGGCGGTGGACCCGGTGGCGGGCCGTCTGGCCATGCCCGATGTGGTGGCGATGAAGGCCGACTGGACCCGGCCCGATCCGGCGATCGCCGACTATCTGGCCGGCTTCGGCCGCTATGGCATTCCGTTCAATGTGGTCTACGGCCCGGGCGCGCCGCAGGGCCTGGTGCTGCCCGAACTGCTGACCGCCGATGCCGTGACCCGGGCGCTGGATCGGGCCCGCGGCAACGGCGCCGGTTGAGCGCGAAATCCGGCGCCCGCGGACTTGCGCCCGTCACCGGAACCGGCCTTAAATGGCGGCGATCCCGAATGGC contains:
- a CDS encoding sulfurtransferase TusA family protein; the encoded protein is MTAGRNMQADTTGAEEARAPGNSDEPVAQVPVAQVPVALVVDAEGLVCPWPVLKARKALDTLASGAVIEVIATDPASYIDIPAFCDTAGHILLDQRRDGSRFVYRVRKGTGG
- a CDS encoding GNAT family N-acetyltransferase — its product is MWPFASMDGGDRPRIVTPRVLMRPARLVDYREWAEVREASRDFLERWEPSWGNDPLSRAAYRRRVGHYRMIARRGMGLAFHIFVRDVGNVRSEGREALSLAGGLTLNNIRYGVVQSCNVGYWIGEHAARKGYMTEALAGAADFVFDTLGLHRLEAACLPENHRSIGLLEKLGFESEGYAREYLLIDGRWTDHRLFGLIATDWRRRRPLPPAVIDAG
- a CDS encoding urea carboxylase-associated family protein, translating into MTIETQETAGPRPVVVYPNGTLPAPDMAALEAARVEMEKVDELVVPPRDGRAFRVPRGHFFRILSIEGPQVGDLNLWNAHDLTERFFSGKTRALHATHVTTGHRLWSTLPALRPMATISHDTLGWYGWDADGGGVHDVIGTRCDPYTNRLLTGTDYHHCCHSNLCRALAKATGLSPRAAEPHVHDVLNVFMCTGFTRDTHQYFMKASPVRPGDYLELFAEIDLLAALSACPGGDCSASHSSDAARCFPLKVEIFRPDPVLLSAWPWPAPSGYDGL
- a CDS encoding DUF4198 domain-containing protein: MSPRRCLAAGIAALALTTTALATMAGAHEFMIVPGADGTVDLIMTEAYIVPDRVPPMAATQLELIADGRRTVLDLSAGTDRLTARPGEIPGPAVLAASMIRDRMEAPRVAPGMPAAAPRMTRSAAYSKSWPAGDAGDALWSQPVGSRLEIMPLTNPAALKAGDELPVRVLFDGRPVPAMVQATYDDDGREGHGFVIRTTADAEGLARLVLDRPGLWVVRTKHGVDEHRDGYVRFNGGANLVFAVAP
- a CDS encoding YqgE/AlgH family protein yields the protein MAAATTTPFEMSGPEGLTGKVLIAMPRLEDPWFTKTVIYLCAHSDDGAMGLVVNRVLDTVDFPELLSQLGLDCGPEVATVKVHFGGPVETGRGFVLHSTDYVLATSLRIDDEVALTATLDVLKAMTEGHGPDRTLVALGYAGWGPGQLETEIQSNSWLVVDADAELLFEGDVEGKWREAIGRLGVDLAHLSGEGGHA
- a CDS encoding protein-disulfide reductase DsbD family protein, translated to MHLCRTDRQTLRQQAGTAFRRLGILLALACLTVAAPALAAEAPRGWLGPWAEGQRSAVRLVAAPQTPDQAARGELSLGLDFRMDPGWKLYWRSPGDAGLPPAINAGASPSVADGQIVATRIHWPLPERFTAFETIHTYAYADHVLLPVTAQLAPDRPAVPESAAGPVRLRVDYQVCEALCIPVTADLALDVPAGPADPLDRTAAEAEAAIAAAQASVPAIASDPAAAPFAAVSAGWIVAEGDAPARLIVEAKSDAPFSPAADVFIEGPDGFAFSPPDARRLDDGRRIRFVADVAPPTADARLLGETVRLTLRDATPGAGLRAVETTAQVVPAPATLPGPEGGLVAALLIGLLGGLILNVMPCVLPVLSIKLMGLVATRGLGRGDVRASLLATAAGILLSFLALALAAAGLKLAGVAVGWGIQFQQPAFIGMMIVLMALFAASQLGVFTIRAPVLSGGLARDAVAEADGRPKLGRAVMSGVVATLLATPCSAPFVGTALGFALAGGTADILAVFAAMGLGMALPYLAIAAVPSAIRLLPRPGRWMVWVKVAMGLALAGTALWLTLVLSRLVQPGAAAAVAVLAALAALLPLVITKARLLRWAGVGGLAVAAVATAVLASPPATRGLQTMPAGGPWIPFAASAIAEDVAKGRVVFVDVTASWCVTCIVNEERVLAVDPVAGRLAMPDVVAMKADWTRPDPAIADYLAGFGRYGIPFNVVYGPGAPQGLVLPELLTADAVTRALDRARGNGAG